The following are encoded together in the Candidatus Cloacimonas sp. genome:
- a CDS encoding cupin domain-containing protein yields the protein MKSRTWQDVEPKVNANGIRGSKIYEAPEGEIVHLNLAPGAHLKKHITPVNVAFYVLEGTATLEIGEEKQSFPVDTLIESPKGIPHGVLNEGDKNLRLLVIKMPKP from the coding sequence ATGAAAAGCAGAACCTGGCAGGATGTTGAGCCCAAAGTTAATGCCAATGGCATTCGGGGTTCTAAAATCTATGAGGCACCGGAAGGAGAAATAGTTCATCTCAATTTAGCTCCCGGGGCTCATTTAAAGAAACATATCACTCCGGTGAATGTGGCTTTTTATGTATTGGAAGGGACAGCCACTTTGGAAATTGGAGAAGAGAAACAAAGCTTTCCTGTGGACACCCTGATTGAGAGTCCAAAGGGTATTCCCCACGGTGTTCTAAACGAAGGGGATAAGAACTTGCGGTTATTAGTAATCAAAATGCCCAAACCATAA